One part of the Deinococcus humi genome encodes these proteins:
- a CDS encoding S8 family peptidase — protein MRTTLKPALRWLLLSASLVACGTTPDITRSSGIAVIPEFGAQTEQSIGSSNLHALAGAFVTAGAFVTAGAFVTAGAFVTAGAFVTAGAFVTASPSEWNAALDSSTLSSGPNNTFTANTPLWQSVGLSQGQQGAPQLGQGVTVAVIDSGIDLQHVAFNGHLSSSSQDFLEMDGLPQEGGRPGDVAFGHGTGVADIILQVAPNAVIMPLRALQPDGTGDTREIAAAVRFAVQHGAQIINASVASAPDADLEAALADAAAAGVYVVLSAGNTGNSPVLYPARTARSGNAAAYALSVGSSNTDGVRSSFSSYGPDLEVLAPAEAVVTAYPGNHFATWRGTSFAAPMVSGALALALGEHGNTSINLASRLTAHATNVDAVNTASLQPGTSTLGYGQLNIAAFMASLK, from the coding sequence ATGCGTACGACTTTAAAACCAGCCCTTCGCTGGCTGCTCCTCAGTGCTTCACTCGTGGCCTGCGGTACGACTCCCGACATCACCCGTTCGAGCGGTATTGCTGTCATACCGGAATTTGGCGCCCAGACGGAACAGAGCATTGGCTCGTCAAACCTTCATGCCCTCGCTGGTGCGTTCGTCACCGCCGGAGCTTTCGTCACCGCTGGAGCTTTTGTCACCGCTGGTGCCTTCGTGACGGCTGGCGCCTTTGTCACAGCTGGTGCCTTCGTAACGGCCTCACCGAGTGAGTGGAACGCCGCACTTGATTCGTCGACCCTCTCCAGTGGTCCGAACAATACCTTCACGGCCAACACCCCTCTTTGGCAATCGGTTGGGCTCTCCCAGGGGCAGCAGGGTGCACCCCAGCTCGGGCAGGGCGTGACAGTTGCCGTCATTGACTCGGGCATCGACCTGCAGCACGTTGCTTTTAACGGCCACCTCAGCTCCTCCAGTCAGGACTTCCTGGAGATGGACGGACTTCCACAGGAAGGGGGCCGTCCTGGCGATGTCGCGTTCGGGCATGGCACTGGCGTCGCAGACATTATCTTGCAGGTCGCTCCCAACGCGGTGATCATGCCGCTCCGGGCACTCCAGCCTGACGGCACAGGTGACACCCGGGAAATCGCTGCCGCTGTCCGGTTTGCTGTACAGCACGGTGCTCAGATCATCAACGCATCGGTGGCCAGTGCACCGGATGCCGACCTTGAAGCCGCTCTGGCTGATGCCGCTGCCGCTGGCGTCTACGTTGTCCTCTCTGCCGGGAACACGGGCAACAGCCCCGTCCTCTACCCCGCGCGGACAGCCCGCAGCGGCAACGCCGCAGCGTATGCCCTGTCAGTCGGGAGCTCAAATACGGACGGCGTACGGTCCAGCTTTTCCAGTTACGGCCCAGACCTCGAAGTCCTCGCTCCTGCGGAAGCCGTCGTCACCGCCTATCCGGGCAACCACTTCGCAACATGGCGCGGAACGTCCTTCGCGGCCCCCATGGTCAGCGGCGCACTGGCACTTGCCCTTGGCGAACATGGAAACACGAGTATCAATCTTGCTAGCCGGCTGACCGCCCATGCCACCAACGTGGACGCCGTTAATACTGCGTCACTTCAACCCGGAACCTCAACGTTGGGCTACGGTCAACTCAACATCGCCGCGTTTATGGCTTCATTGAAATAA
- a CDS encoding IS5 family transposase: protein MVRRYELTDEQWSQLAPLLPPQRPWTGRPGLDHRTVLNGVLWITRFGSAWRDLPERYGNWKTVRSRFYRWQPQGLWAQLLTRVQERADHAGQVEWNVHMIDRTIVRAHQSAAGAKKGTAMKRSAGHKADSERRAT, encoded by the coding sequence GTGGTCCGGCGTTACGAATTGACTGATGAACAGTGGAGCCAGCTGGCTCCACTGCTGCCACCGCAACGACCTTGGACGGGCCGCCCTGGCCTGGATCACCGCACCGTGCTGAACGGCGTCCTCTGGATCACACGCTTCGGGAGTGCCTGGCGTGATCTGCCCGAACGCTACGGCAATTGGAAGACAGTGCGTTCTCGGTTCTACCGATGGCAGCCGCAGGGCCTCTGGGCACAGTTGCTCACCCGAGTGCAGGAACGTGCAGATCATGCCGGCCAGGTCGAGTGGAATGTCCACATGATCGATCGCACCATCGTGCGCGCTCATCAAAGTGCAGCAGGTGCAAAAAAGGGGACGGCGATGAAGCGCTCGGCCGGTCACAAGGCGGATTCGGAACGAAGAGCCACCTGA